A stretch of the Macaca mulatta isolate MMU2019108-1 chromosome 14, T2T-MMU8v2.0, whole genome shotgun sequence genome encodes the following:
- the SIDT2 gene encoding SID1 transmembrane family member 2 isoform X3, with translation MFALGLPFLVFLVASVESYLGVLGPKNVSQKDAEFERTYVDEVNSELVNIYTFNHTVTRNRTEGVRVSVNVLNKQKGAPLLFVVRQKEAVVSFQVPLILRGMFQRKYLYQKVERTLCQPPTKNESEIQFFYVDVSTLSPVNTTYQLRVSRMDDFVLRTGEQFSFNTTAAQPQYFKYEFPEGVDSVIVKVTSNKAFPCSVISIQDVLCPVYDLDNNVAFIGMYQTMTKKAAITVQRKDFPSNSFYVVVVVKTEDQACGGSLPFYPFVEDEPVDQGHRQKTLSVLVSQAVTSEAYVSGMLFCLGIFLSFYLLTVLLACWENWRQKKKTLLVAIDRACPESGHPRVLADSFPGSSPYEGYNYGSFENVSGSTDGLVDSAGAGDLSYGYQGRSFEPVGTRPRVDSMSSVEEDDYDTLTDIDSDKNVIRTKQYLYVADLARKDKRVLRKKYQIYFWNIATIAVFYALPVVQLVITYQTVVNVTGNQDICYYNFLCAHPLGNLSAFNNILSNLGYILLGLLFLLIILQREINHNRALLRNDLYALECGIPKHFGLFYAMGTALMMEGLLSACYHVCPNYTNFQFDTSFMYMIAGLCMLKLYQKRHPDINASAYSAYACLAIVIFFSVLGVVFGKGNTAFWIVFSVIHIIATLLLSTQLYYMGRWKLDSGIFRRILHVLYTDCIRQCSGPLYVDRMVLLVMGNVINWSLAAYGLIMRPNDFASYLLAIGICNLLLYFAFYIIMKLRSGERIKLIPLLCIVCTSVVWGFALFFFFQGLSTWQKTPAESREHNRDCILLDFFDDHDIWHFLSSIAMFGSFLVLLTLDDDLDTVQRDKIYVF, from the exons ACAGAGGGCGTGCGTGTGTCCGTGAACGTCCTGAACAAGCAGAAGGGGGCGCCTTTGCTGTTTGTGGTCCGCCAGAAGGAGGCTGTGGTGTCCTTCCAGGTGCCCCTAATCCTGCGAGGGAT GTTTCAGCGCAAGTACCTCTACCAAAAAGTGGAACGAACCCTGTGTCAGCCCCCCACCAAGAATGAGTCAGAGATTCAGTTCTTCTACGTGGATGTGTCCACCCTGTCACCAGTCAACACCACGTACCAGCTCCGGGTCAGCCGCATGGATGATTTTGTGCTCAG GACCGGGGAGCAGTTCAGCTTCAATACTACAGCAGCACAGCCCCAG TACTTCAAGTATGAGTTCCCTGAAGGCGTGGACTCGGTAATTGTCAAGGTGACCTCCAACAAGGCCTTCCCCTGCTCAGTCATCTCCATCCAGGATGTGCTG TGTCCTGTCTATGACCTGGACAACAACGTAGCCTTCATCGGAATGTACCAGACGATGACTAAGAAGGCGGCCATCACAGTACAG CGCAAAGACTTCCCCAGCAACAGCTTttatgtggtggtggtggtgaagacCGAAGACCAAGCGTGCGGGGGCTCCCTGCCTTTCTACCCCTTCGTAGAAG ATGAACCGGTCGATCAAGGGCACCGCCAGAAAACCCTGTCAGTGCTGGTGTCTCAAGCAGTCACAT CTGAGGCCTACGTCAGTGGGATGCTCTTTTGCCTGGGTATATTTCTGTCCTTTTACCTGCTGACCGTCCTCCTGGCCTGCTGGGAGAACTGGAG GCAGAAGAAGAAGACCCTGCTGGTGGCCATTGACCGAGCCTGCCCAGAAAGCG GTCACCCTCGAGTCCTGGCTGATTCTTTTCCTGGCAGTTCCCCTTATGAGGGTTACAACTATGGCTCCTTTG AGAATGTTTCTGGATCTACGGATGGTCTGGTTGACAGCGCTGGCGCTGGGGACCTCTCTTATGGTTACCAGG GCCGCTCCTTTGAACCTGTTGGTACTCGGCCCCGAGTGGACTCCATGAGCTCTGTGGAGGAGGATGACTATGACACATTGACCGACATCGATTCCGACAAGAATGTCATTCGCACCAAG CAATACCTCTATGTGGCCGACCTGGCACGGAAGGACAAGCGTGTTCTGCGGAAAAAGTACCAGATCTACTTCTG GAACATCGCCACCATTGCTGTCTTCTATGCCCTTCCTGTGGTGCAGCTGGTGATCACCTACCAGACG GTGGTGAATGTCACAGGGAATCAGGACATCTGCTACTACAACTTCCTCTGCGCCCACCCGCTGGGCAACCTCAG CGCCTTCAACAACATCCTCAGCAACCTGGGGTACATCCTGCTGGGGCTTCTTTTCCTGCTCATCATCCTGCAGCGGGAGATCAACCACAACCGGGCCCTGCTGCGCAACGACCTCTATGCCCTG GAATGTGGGATCCCCAAACACTTTGGGCTGTTCTACGCCATGGGCACAGCCCTGATGATGGAGGGGCTGCTCAGTGCTTGCTATCACGTGTGCCCCAACTATACCAATTTCCAGTTCG ACACATCGTTCATGTACATGATCGCCGGACTCTGCATGCTCAAGCTCTACCAGAAGCGGCACCCGGACATCAACGCCAGTGCCTACAGTGCCTACGCCTGCCTGGCCATCGTCATCTTCTTCTCTGTGCTGGGCGTG GTCTTTGGCAAAGGGAACACGGCGTTCTGGATTGTCTTCTCCGTCATTCACATCATTGCCACCCTGCTCCTCAGCACGCAGCTCTATTACATGGGCCGCTGGAAACTGG ACTCGGGGATCTTCCGCCGCATCCTCCACGTGCTCTACACAGACTGCATCCGGCAGTGCAGCGGGCCGCTCTACGTG GACCGCATGGTGCTGCTGGTCATGGGCAACGTCATCAACTGGTCACT GGCTGCCTATGGGCTCATCATGCGCCCCAACGATTTCGCCTCCTACTTGTTGGCCATTGGTATCTGCAACCTGCTCCTTTACTTCGCCTTCTACATCATCATGAAG CTCCGGAGTGGGGAAAGGATCAAGCTCATCCCCCTGCTCTGCATCGTCTGCACCTCGGTGGTCTGGGGCTTCgcactcttcttcttcttccagggACTTAGCACCTGGCAG AAAACCCCTGCGGAGTCAAGGGAGCACAACCGGGACTGCATCCTCCTCGACTTCTTTGACGACCACGACATCTGGCACTTCCTCTCCTCCATCGCCATGTTCGGGTCCTTCCTG GTGTTGCTGACACTGGATGACGACCTGGACACTGTGCAGCGGGACAAGATCTATGTCTTCTAG
- the SIDT2 gene encoding SID1 transmembrane family member 2 isoform X1, with the protein MFALGLPFLVFLVASVESYLGVLGPKNVSQKDAEFERTYVDEVNSELVNIYTFNHTVTRNRTEGVRVSVNVLNKQKGAPLLFVVRQKEAVVSFQVPLILRGMFQRKYLYQKVERTLCQPPTKNESEIQFFYVDVSTLSPVNTTYQLRVSRMDDFVLRTGEQFSFNTTAAQPQYFKYEFPEGVDSVIVKVTSNKAFPCSVISIQDVLCPVYDLDNNVAFIGMYQTMTKKAAITVQRKDFPSNSFYVVVVVKTEDQACGGSLPFYPFVEDEPVDQGHRQKTLSVLVSQAVTSEAYVSGMLFCLGIFLSFYLLTVLLACWENWRQKKKTLLVAIDRACPESGHPRVLADSFPGSSPYEGYNYGSFENVSGSTDGLVDSAGAGDLSYGYQGHDQFKRRLPSGQMRQLCIAMGRSFEPVGTRPRVDSMSSVEEDDYDTLTDIDSDKNVIRTKQYLYVADLARKDKRVLRKKYQIYFWNIATIAVFYALPVVQLVITYQTVVNVTGNQDICYYNFLCAHPLGNLSAFNNILSNLGYILLGLLFLLIILQREINHNRALLRNDLYALECGIPKHFGLFYAMGTALMMEGLLSACYHVCPNYTNFQFDTSFMYMIAGLCMLKLYQKRHPDINASAYSAYACLAIVIFFSVLGVVFGKGNTAFWIVFSVIHIIATLLLSTQLYYMGRWKLDSGIFRRILHVLYTDCIRQCSGPLYVDRMVLLVMGNVINWSLAAYGLIMRPNDFASYLLAIGICNLLLYFAFYIIMKLRSGERIKLIPLLCIVCTSVVWGFALFFFFQGLSTWQKTPAESREHNRDCILLDFFDDHDIWHFLSSIAMFGSFLVLLTLDDDLDTVQRDKIYVF; encoded by the exons ACAGAGGGCGTGCGTGTGTCCGTGAACGTCCTGAACAAGCAGAAGGGGGCGCCTTTGCTGTTTGTGGTCCGCCAGAAGGAGGCTGTGGTGTCCTTCCAGGTGCCCCTAATCCTGCGAGGGAT GTTTCAGCGCAAGTACCTCTACCAAAAAGTGGAACGAACCCTGTGTCAGCCCCCCACCAAGAATGAGTCAGAGATTCAGTTCTTCTACGTGGATGTGTCCACCCTGTCACCAGTCAACACCACGTACCAGCTCCGGGTCAGCCGCATGGATGATTTTGTGCTCAG GACCGGGGAGCAGTTCAGCTTCAATACTACAGCAGCACAGCCCCAG TACTTCAAGTATGAGTTCCCTGAAGGCGTGGACTCGGTAATTGTCAAGGTGACCTCCAACAAGGCCTTCCCCTGCTCAGTCATCTCCATCCAGGATGTGCTG TGTCCTGTCTATGACCTGGACAACAACGTAGCCTTCATCGGAATGTACCAGACGATGACTAAGAAGGCGGCCATCACAGTACAG CGCAAAGACTTCCCCAGCAACAGCTTttatgtggtggtggtggtgaagacCGAAGACCAAGCGTGCGGGGGCTCCCTGCCTTTCTACCCCTTCGTAGAAG ATGAACCGGTCGATCAAGGGCACCGCCAGAAAACCCTGTCAGTGCTGGTGTCTCAAGCAGTCACAT CTGAGGCCTACGTCAGTGGGATGCTCTTTTGCCTGGGTATATTTCTGTCCTTTTACCTGCTGACCGTCCTCCTGGCCTGCTGGGAGAACTGGAG GCAGAAGAAGAAGACCCTGCTGGTGGCCATTGACCGAGCCTGCCCAGAAAGCG GTCACCCTCGAGTCCTGGCTGATTCTTTTCCTGGCAGTTCCCCTTATGAGGGTTACAACTATGGCTCCTTTG AGAATGTTTCTGGATCTACGGATGGTCTGGTTGACAGCGCTGGCGCTGGGGACCTCTCTTATGGTTACCAGG GGCACGACCAGTTCAAGCGGCGCCTCCCCTCTGGCCAGATGCGGCAGCTGTGCATTGCCATGG GCCGCTCCTTTGAACCTGTTGGTACTCGGCCCCGAGTGGACTCCATGAGCTCTGTGGAGGAGGATGACTATGACACATTGACCGACATCGATTCCGACAAGAATGTCATTCGCACCAAG CAATACCTCTATGTGGCCGACCTGGCACGGAAGGACAAGCGTGTTCTGCGGAAAAAGTACCAGATCTACTTCTG GAACATCGCCACCATTGCTGTCTTCTATGCCCTTCCTGTGGTGCAGCTGGTGATCACCTACCAGACG GTGGTGAATGTCACAGGGAATCAGGACATCTGCTACTACAACTTCCTCTGCGCCCACCCGCTGGGCAACCTCAG CGCCTTCAACAACATCCTCAGCAACCTGGGGTACATCCTGCTGGGGCTTCTTTTCCTGCTCATCATCCTGCAGCGGGAGATCAACCACAACCGGGCCCTGCTGCGCAACGACCTCTATGCCCTG GAATGTGGGATCCCCAAACACTTTGGGCTGTTCTACGCCATGGGCACAGCCCTGATGATGGAGGGGCTGCTCAGTGCTTGCTATCACGTGTGCCCCAACTATACCAATTTCCAGTTCG ACACATCGTTCATGTACATGATCGCCGGACTCTGCATGCTCAAGCTCTACCAGAAGCGGCACCCGGACATCAACGCCAGTGCCTACAGTGCCTACGCCTGCCTGGCCATCGTCATCTTCTTCTCTGTGCTGGGCGTG GTCTTTGGCAAAGGGAACACGGCGTTCTGGATTGTCTTCTCCGTCATTCACATCATTGCCACCCTGCTCCTCAGCACGCAGCTCTATTACATGGGCCGCTGGAAACTGG ACTCGGGGATCTTCCGCCGCATCCTCCACGTGCTCTACACAGACTGCATCCGGCAGTGCAGCGGGCCGCTCTACGTG GACCGCATGGTGCTGCTGGTCATGGGCAACGTCATCAACTGGTCACT GGCTGCCTATGGGCTCATCATGCGCCCCAACGATTTCGCCTCCTACTTGTTGGCCATTGGTATCTGCAACCTGCTCCTTTACTTCGCCTTCTACATCATCATGAAG CTCCGGAGTGGGGAAAGGATCAAGCTCATCCCCCTGCTCTGCATCGTCTGCACCTCGGTGGTCTGGGGCTTCgcactcttcttcttcttccagggACTTAGCACCTGGCAG AAAACCCCTGCGGAGTCAAGGGAGCACAACCGGGACTGCATCCTCCTCGACTTCTTTGACGACCACGACATCTGGCACTTCCTCTCCTCCATCGCCATGTTCGGGTCCTTCCTG GTGTTGCTGACACTGGATGACGACCTGGACACTGTGCAGCGGGACAAGATCTATGTCTTCTAG
- the SIDT2 gene encoding SID1 transmembrane family member 2 isoform X2 has protein sequence MFALGLPFLVFLVASVESYLGVLGPKNVSQKDAEFERTYVDEVNSELVNIYTFNHTVTRNRTEGVRVSVNVLNKQKGAPLLFVVRQKEAVVSFQVPLILRGMFQRKYLYQKVERTLCQPPTKNESEIQFFYVDVSTLSPVNTTYQLRVSRMDDFVLRTGEQFSFNTTAAQPQYFKYEFPEGVDSVIVKVTSNKAFPCSVISIQDVLCPVYDLDNNVAFIGMYQTMTKKAAITVQRKDFPSNSFYVVVVVKTEDQACGGSLPFYPFVEDEPVDQGHRQKTLSVLVSQAVTSEAYVSGMLFCLGIFLSFYLLTVLLACWENWRQKKKTLLVAIDRACPESGHPRVLADSFPGSSPYEGYNYGSFENVSGSTDGLVDSAGAGDLSYGYQGRSFEPVGTRPRVDSMSSVEEDDYDTLTDIDSDKNVIRTKQYLYVADLARKDKRVLRKKYQIYFWNIATIAVFYALPVVQLVITYQTVVNVTGNQDICYYNFLCAHPLGNLSAFNNILSNLGYILLGLLFLLIILQREINHNRALLRNDLYALECGIPKHFGLFYAMGTALMMEGLLSACYHVCPNYTNFQFDTSFMYMIAGLCMLKLYQKRHPDINASAYSAYACLAIVIFFSVLGVVFGKGNTAFWIVFSVIHIIATLLLSTQLYYMGRWKLDSGIFRRILHVLYTDCIRQCSGPLYVDRMVLLVMGNVINWSLAAYGLIMRPNDFASYLLAIGICNLLLYFAFYIIMKLRSGERIKLIPLLCIVCTSVVWGFALFFFFQGLSTWQKTPAESREHNRDCILLDFFDDHDIWHFLSSIAMFGSFLVSGPLGQAGWVREGSSCLLLCG, from the exons ACAGAGGGCGTGCGTGTGTCCGTGAACGTCCTGAACAAGCAGAAGGGGGCGCCTTTGCTGTTTGTGGTCCGCCAGAAGGAGGCTGTGGTGTCCTTCCAGGTGCCCCTAATCCTGCGAGGGAT GTTTCAGCGCAAGTACCTCTACCAAAAAGTGGAACGAACCCTGTGTCAGCCCCCCACCAAGAATGAGTCAGAGATTCAGTTCTTCTACGTGGATGTGTCCACCCTGTCACCAGTCAACACCACGTACCAGCTCCGGGTCAGCCGCATGGATGATTTTGTGCTCAG GACCGGGGAGCAGTTCAGCTTCAATACTACAGCAGCACAGCCCCAG TACTTCAAGTATGAGTTCCCTGAAGGCGTGGACTCGGTAATTGTCAAGGTGACCTCCAACAAGGCCTTCCCCTGCTCAGTCATCTCCATCCAGGATGTGCTG TGTCCTGTCTATGACCTGGACAACAACGTAGCCTTCATCGGAATGTACCAGACGATGACTAAGAAGGCGGCCATCACAGTACAG CGCAAAGACTTCCCCAGCAACAGCTTttatgtggtggtggtggtgaagacCGAAGACCAAGCGTGCGGGGGCTCCCTGCCTTTCTACCCCTTCGTAGAAG ATGAACCGGTCGATCAAGGGCACCGCCAGAAAACCCTGTCAGTGCTGGTGTCTCAAGCAGTCACAT CTGAGGCCTACGTCAGTGGGATGCTCTTTTGCCTGGGTATATTTCTGTCCTTTTACCTGCTGACCGTCCTCCTGGCCTGCTGGGAGAACTGGAG GCAGAAGAAGAAGACCCTGCTGGTGGCCATTGACCGAGCCTGCCCAGAAAGCG GTCACCCTCGAGTCCTGGCTGATTCTTTTCCTGGCAGTTCCCCTTATGAGGGTTACAACTATGGCTCCTTTG AGAATGTTTCTGGATCTACGGATGGTCTGGTTGACAGCGCTGGCGCTGGGGACCTCTCTTATGGTTACCAGG GCCGCTCCTTTGAACCTGTTGGTACTCGGCCCCGAGTGGACTCCATGAGCTCTGTGGAGGAGGATGACTATGACACATTGACCGACATCGATTCCGACAAGAATGTCATTCGCACCAAG CAATACCTCTATGTGGCCGACCTGGCACGGAAGGACAAGCGTGTTCTGCGGAAAAAGTACCAGATCTACTTCTG GAACATCGCCACCATTGCTGTCTTCTATGCCCTTCCTGTGGTGCAGCTGGTGATCACCTACCAGACG GTGGTGAATGTCACAGGGAATCAGGACATCTGCTACTACAACTTCCTCTGCGCCCACCCGCTGGGCAACCTCAG CGCCTTCAACAACATCCTCAGCAACCTGGGGTACATCCTGCTGGGGCTTCTTTTCCTGCTCATCATCCTGCAGCGGGAGATCAACCACAACCGGGCCCTGCTGCGCAACGACCTCTATGCCCTG GAATGTGGGATCCCCAAACACTTTGGGCTGTTCTACGCCATGGGCACAGCCCTGATGATGGAGGGGCTGCTCAGTGCTTGCTATCACGTGTGCCCCAACTATACCAATTTCCAGTTCG ACACATCGTTCATGTACATGATCGCCGGACTCTGCATGCTCAAGCTCTACCAGAAGCGGCACCCGGACATCAACGCCAGTGCCTACAGTGCCTACGCCTGCCTGGCCATCGTCATCTTCTTCTCTGTGCTGGGCGTG GTCTTTGGCAAAGGGAACACGGCGTTCTGGATTGTCTTCTCCGTCATTCACATCATTGCCACCCTGCTCCTCAGCACGCAGCTCTATTACATGGGCCGCTGGAAACTGG ACTCGGGGATCTTCCGCCGCATCCTCCACGTGCTCTACACAGACTGCATCCGGCAGTGCAGCGGGCCGCTCTACGTG GACCGCATGGTGCTGCTGGTCATGGGCAACGTCATCAACTGGTCACT GGCTGCCTATGGGCTCATCATGCGCCCCAACGATTTCGCCTCCTACTTGTTGGCCATTGGTATCTGCAACCTGCTCCTTTACTTCGCCTTCTACATCATCATGAAG CTCCGGAGTGGGGAAAGGATCAAGCTCATCCCCCTGCTCTGCATCGTCTGCACCTCGGTGGTCTGGGGCTTCgcactcttcttcttcttccagggACTTAGCACCTGGCAG AAAACCCCTGCGGAGTCAAGGGAGCACAACCGGGACTGCATCCTCCTCGACTTCTTTGACGACCACGACATCTGGCACTTCCTCTCCTCCATCGCCATGTTCGGGTCCTTCCTGGTAAGCGGGCCTCTCGGCCAAGCCGGGTGGGTGCGTGAAGGTAGCAGCTGCCTCCTTCTCTGTGGCTGA
- the TAGLN gene encoding transgelin, protein MANKGPSYGMSREVQSKIEKKYDEELEERLVEWIIVQCGPDVGRPDRGRLGFQVWLKNGVILSKLVNSLYPDGSKPVKVPENPPSMVFKQMEQVAQFLKAAEDYGVIKTDMFQTVDLFEGKDMAAVQRTLMALGSLAVTKNDGHYRGDPNWFMKKAQEHKREFTESQLQEGKHVIGLQMGTNRGASQAGMTGYGRPRQIIS, encoded by the exons ATGGCCAACAAGGGTCCTTCCTATGGCATGAGCCGCGAAGTGCAGTCCAAAATCGAGAAGAAGTACGACGAGGAGCTGGAGGAGCGGCTGGTGGAGTGGATCATAGTGCAGTGCGGCCCTGATGTGGGCCGCCCAGACCGTGGGCGCTTGGGCTTCCAGGTCTGGCTGAAGAATGGCGTG ATTCTGAGCAAACTGGTGAACAGCCTGTACCCTGATGGCTCCAAGCCGGTGAAGGTGCCTGAGAACCCGCCCTCCATGGTCTTCAAGCAGATGGAGCAGGTGGCTCAGTTCCTGAAGGCGGCTGAGGACTATGGGGTCATCAAGACTGACATGTTCCAGACTGTTGATCTCTTTGAAg GCAAAGACATGGCAGCAGTGCAGAGGACCCTGATGGCTTTGGGCAGCTTGGCAGTCACCAAGAATGATGGGCACTACCGTGGAGATCCCAACTGGTTTATGAA GAAAGCGCAGGAGCATAAGAGGGAATTCACAGAGAGCCAGCTGCAGGAGGGAAAGCATGTCATTGGCCTTCAGATGGGCACCAACAGAGGGGCTTCCCAGGCCGGCATGACAGGCTACGGACGACCTCGGCAGATCATCAGTTAG